From a single Rhodopirellula islandica genomic region:
- the hemA gene encoding glutamyl-tRNA reductase, with amino-acid sequence MTLKMIGCSHHDAAVEIREQLSFTEGEISRTFEMFGQRFAGAELVLLSTCNRVELYASGSNPSVLQADDLIDLVADCLNQSRDFVANHMILREGREAVEHLFLVAASLDSMVVGEAQILSQVKQSYDLANDADRTGPITHGVFQAANRTAKRVQTETSIHRRRLSVPSVAIGEVVPEVFNRLQGKRVVLCGAGEMAEETLRYLKNGGADNLCVVNRSLDRAQKLAEEFGAEAELMENLSDQIVRADLLIGTTSAEEPIVDAPTFAALNAKREGRIMLVLDLAVPRDFDPIIGDEPGVYLYQIDDLQAACNRNRREREKQWPKAKKIIDEEVDGFFQSLQQRSTGPVIRRLRERADKVKAEELQRLFGKLNGSTDTAMQKEIEKSFDRLTNKLLHPPMASLRDDAADGHSRGLLEALRHLFNLGEDS; translated from the coding sequence ATGACGCTGAAGATGATCGGGTGCAGCCACCACGACGCTGCCGTTGAAATTCGTGAACAGCTGTCATTCACCGAAGGCGAGATCAGTCGCACCTTCGAAATGTTTGGGCAACGCTTCGCGGGTGCAGAATTGGTTTTGCTCAGCACCTGCAACCGAGTCGAACTGTACGCCTCCGGCAGCAATCCCTCCGTCTTGCAGGCCGATGATTTGATCGACTTGGTCGCTGATTGTTTGAACCAATCGCGTGACTTTGTTGCCAATCACATGATCCTTCGGGAAGGCCGTGAAGCTGTCGAACACCTGTTCTTGGTCGCCGCCAGCTTGGACAGCATGGTCGTCGGAGAAGCTCAGATTTTATCCCAGGTCAAACAGTCCTACGACTTGGCCAACGACGCCGATCGCACCGGCCCGATCACCCATGGGGTGTTCCAAGCCGCCAACCGAACCGCCAAACGCGTTCAAACCGAAACCAGCATCCATCGTCGTCGCCTGAGTGTCCCCAGTGTCGCGATCGGGGAAGTGGTCCCCGAAGTCTTCAACCGCCTGCAAGGCAAACGCGTGGTGCTGTGCGGTGCCGGGGAGATGGCCGAGGAAACACTTCGGTACCTCAAGAACGGCGGCGCGGACAATTTGTGCGTCGTCAACCGAAGCCTCGATCGAGCTCAAAAGCTGGCCGAGGAGTTTGGTGCCGAAGCCGAGTTGATGGAGAACTTGTCCGACCAAATCGTTCGCGCCGATCTGCTGATTGGAACCACCTCGGCCGAGGAGCCCATCGTCGACGCCCCCACCTTCGCGGCCCTGAACGCCAAACGAGAAGGCCGCATCATGCTGGTTCTCGACTTGGCTGTGCCGCGAGATTTTGATCCGATCATTGGCGACGAACCCGGCGTGTACCTGTATCAGATCGACGACCTGCAAGCCGCTTGCAATCGCAACCGTCGGGAACGCGAAAAACAGTGGCCCAAGGCGAAAAAGATCATCGATGAAGAAGTCGATGGCTTCTTTCAATCGTTGCAACAGCGGTCGACCGGGCCAGTCATTCGCCGGCTTCGTGAACGAGCCGACAAAGTCAAAGCCGAAGAACTGCAGCGACTGTTCGGAAAACTCAATGGTTCCACCGACACCGCAATGCAAAAAGAGATTGAAAAATCGTTCGATCGACTGACCAACAAATTGCTGCACCCGCCCATGGCATCGCTGCGAGATGACGCCGCCGACGGTCACTCGCGAGGTTTGCTGGAGGCATTGCGACACCTGTTCAATCTCGGTGAAGATTCATAG
- a CDS encoding cytochrome c assembly protein, giving the protein MELLRQISVTCFSASYLVVLVLEALRFLGRVPGRGLAVVVMMGLGIFTHVTYLTLRAASISNEANIGRLATWTDWSLMVALGLAIAFFAFYLRRPDTVIGLFFLPAILAMIALSRAVSNLPAFERNEAVEVWRGVHGVSMMLGSAAVLVGFLAGAMYLVQSWRLKRKQAGSSLRLPTLETLQNLNRSCLVISTASVGVGLVSGVVMNWNRLGMIPWTDGGIILSGVLFLWLVTATVVEYIYAPASRGRKIAYLTLASFGFLVLAMTGVLSSSHGADQSNAPVQPSKQDVDASSESLDNEAAMETIVPRGQS; this is encoded by the coding sequence ATGGAACTATTGCGTCAAATCTCAGTCACTTGTTTCTCCGCCAGCTACCTCGTGGTGCTGGTCCTGGAAGCGCTGCGTTTTCTGGGCCGGGTCCCGGGTCGTGGCCTGGCCGTCGTGGTGATGATGGGGCTGGGTATTTTCACCCACGTCACCTACCTGACTCTGCGAGCCGCTTCGATCAGCAACGAAGCGAACATCGGTCGTCTGGCAACCTGGACGGACTGGTCACTGATGGTCGCATTGGGACTGGCCATCGCCTTCTTTGCATTCTATTTGAGACGGCCGGACACAGTCATCGGGCTGTTTTTCCTGCCAGCCATTCTGGCGATGATTGCGCTTTCCCGAGCGGTCAGCAACCTGCCCGCGTTCGAGCGAAATGAAGCGGTGGAGGTGTGGCGTGGCGTCCACGGGGTCTCCATGATGCTGGGTTCGGCTGCCGTGTTGGTCGGCTTTTTGGCCGGGGCGATGTACCTGGTCCAGTCATGGCGTCTGAAACGCAAGCAAGCCGGTTCGTCATTGAGGTTGCCGACACTGGAAACACTGCAAAACCTCAATCGAAGCTGCTTGGTCATCAGCACCGCTTCGGTTGGTGTGGGGCTGGTCTCCGGCGTGGTCATGAACTGGAACCGACTCGGCATGATCCCCTGGACCGACGGCGGAATCATCCTCTCAGGCGTGCTGTTCCTGTGGTTGGTGACCGCCACGGTGGTCGAGTACATCTACGCTCCCGCCAGTCGCGGTCGCAAAATCGCCTACCTGACCCTGGCCAGCTTCGGATTCTTGGTGCTCGCCATGACCGGGGTGCTTTCCAGTTCTCACGGTGCCGACCAATCCAACGCCCCCGTCCAACCATCCAAGCAAGACGTCGACGCCAGCAGTGAGTCACTCGACAACGAAGCGGCAATGGAAACGATTGTGCCGCGAGGCCAGTCATGA